Part of the Tribolium castaneum strain GA2 chromosome 4, icTriCast1.1, whole genome shotgun sequence genome is shown below.
cacAAGCAAACACATAAAATGAAACGGGAGcgatcaaacaattttttaccatTTCTTACCGCAATCTTTTCATTTTGCGACATTTCTCCCAAACAAATTCTCAGTTAAGTCaataatcaaacaacaataaataaataccggCATTTAACAAATAAGCGTCAAGTTTTTTCAACTTGTAAATGTTTAGTTAAACTTTAGTTCGCTCAATTGCAACACGAGATGCTCCTCAGGATTATTCCTATcaccattttaataaatttggcTCTTTGTCACGTTACCAAAACAGCCAGACTTAACCCACTAGTGCTAAAAAAACGATATTTAACATTCCCTGAAGGCAGCAATTTTGTGGTAAGTCACACTTTTATAATTCCACTTTCAAGTGGATGGAGGagccttattttaaattttaaagccgTTTTGGGGGTTAAAATATTCAGACAAGTATCAGGAGCTCAAGGATTTTAGGATGTGTATATGCAAATTCGTTTCAAGTGTTCGAGTGAGAGGGTGCGTCAAAGGACGCTCCCAAAGTTAAAAACTTCAgctttacttgattaaaactggattacaaaatttaacacaagggtacaatatttcaaaatgctaatttttgtgcatttttttaataaaaattggcaAGTTTGGAGTGGTTTTACCTTCCCTCTACTCTCCAGAACCGGCGGTAGCGACCTAATCGATAAAAGAGCGCCGAAATAAATCTGGTTTAAAGTAATTAAACTTTGTCCCTGAACCATTTATTGTTAATCAAActaatacaattaatttaattttagctaACTTTATCTCTCCTTAAAGCCTTACTAATTGTACAGCCCCGAGGATGGAACCTCGCGCTGGAAATGGACGTGCCTTTTGACCTCCCAAGTGACACCAAATGGTTCAAGAAGCAGAAATTGCACAAACGCGATGTTTTGTTTCAATTGGAAAAAGCTTTCTTTCAGTAGGTTCCAATACGGGTGCCACCGAAgcgtaacaatttttttcagaggGGGTTTGAATGGTAGTGCATGTGTGAAAAGGATGATTTGTGACGCTCATCATTATATTCACACGGAAGGAAAATCTCTAGTCGCAGACTTCTTATCGGCTATTTTCATGTAAATGCTGCTTGATAAGACGTGATTTAGGGTTTGaagttgttatttattttttaggtcgTCTGAAATTGATTTCGGAGTGAGATACGAGGATTCCTGTCG
Proteins encoded:
- the LOC107399277 gene encoding uncharacterized protein LOC107399277, translated to MLLRIIPITILINLALCHVTKTARLNPLVLKKRYLTFPEGSNFVLTLSLLKALLIVQPRGWNLALEMDVPFDLPSDTKWFKKQKLHKRDVLFQLEKAFFQGGLNGSACVKRMICDAHHYIHTEGKSLVADFLSAIFMSSEIDFGVRYEDSCRAITATECEIPFLSYILGSLFTT